Proteins encoded together in one Halalkaliarchaeum sp. AArc-CO window:
- a CDS encoding L-threonylcarbamoyladenylate synthase, whose product MDDTHLEEGTVAAVRGAAGAVAAGGTVVYPTETVYGLGTNALDPAAVERVFEIKRRPRSEPLSLAVPTVDDASAVAEVDDRTARFMRRFLPGPVTVVVPRTAAVPDVLTAGLSRVGIRVPDHAVALALLRKTPPLTATSANLSGAGSARRIEEIDPDVREAVDAIIDGGKTPGGASTVVDPGRNEIIRRGLLADEIEAWLDGN is encoded by the coding sequence ATGGACGACACCCACCTCGAGGAGGGGACGGTCGCCGCGGTTCGCGGGGCAGCCGGAGCGGTCGCCGCGGGTGGGACGGTCGTCTACCCCACCGAGACCGTCTACGGCCTGGGGACCAATGCGCTCGATCCCGCCGCTGTCGAACGGGTGTTCGAGATCAAACGGCGTCCGAGATCCGAGCCGCTGTCGCTCGCGGTCCCGACCGTCGACGACGCGTCGGCCGTCGCCGAGGTCGACGACCGCACAGCGCGGTTCATGCGTCGGTTTCTCCCGGGACCGGTGACGGTCGTCGTCCCCCGGACTGCGGCGGTCCCGGACGTCCTCACCGCCGGGCTGTCCCGGGTCGGGATCCGGGTTCCCGATCACGCCGTCGCGCTCGCGCTCCTCCGCAAGACGCCGCCGCTTACGGCCACGAGCGCCAATCTGAGCGGCGCCGGCAGCGCACGTCGGATCGAGGAGATCGACCCGGACGTACGCGAGGCCGTCGACGCGATCATTGACGGCGGGAAAACGCCAGGGGGAGCAAGCACCGTCGTCGATCCCGGCCGAAACGAGATCATCCGTCGGGGGTTGCTCGCCGACGAGATCGAGGCGTGGCTCGACGGGAACTGA
- a CDS encoding aminotransferase class IV: MSDDRSAETRTDGGPESLTYHVDGELVSADEASVAVNDRGFMYGDAAFETLRAYGGDLFRWGDHAERLANTCETLELDHGLADEDLRARIDETLAANDLEEAYVRLSITRGVQPGKLTPDPEVDPTVVVIAKPLPRGGRPDRGGEPRWDGPASLRTVDVRRPPENVMPSHLKTHNYLGGILARLALRGTDADEALLCDVEGNVAEGTTSNVFFVDDRALHTPSLEGPVLPGVTRQVVLELAREEGIPVDEGTFSPADVRAADEVFITNTTGEVWPVASIDGDPVDPAESERSDSQGSDATYPGGPVTRLLARLFDERIESEFY, from the coding sequence ATGAGTGACGACAGAAGCGCGGAAACCCGAACTGACGGCGGACCGGAATCGCTCACATACCACGTGGACGGAGAACTCGTTTCCGCCGACGAGGCGTCAGTCGCGGTGAACGATCGGGGATTTATGTACGGTGACGCGGCGTTCGAGACGCTTCGCGCCTACGGCGGCGACCTCTTCAGGTGGGGAGATCACGCCGAACGCCTGGCGAACACCTGCGAGACGCTGGAACTGGACCACGGTCTCGCCGACGAGGACCTGCGCGCCCGGATCGACGAGACGCTCGCGGCCAACGACCTCGAGGAGGCGTACGTCCGGCTGTCGATCACCAGGGGCGTCCAGCCGGGGAAGCTGACACCGGATCCGGAGGTCGATCCGACGGTCGTCGTCATCGCGAAGCCGCTCCCCCGGGGCGGCCGACCGGATCGGGGCGGTGAGCCGCGGTGGGACGGGCCCGCGTCCCTCCGGACGGTCGACGTCAGGCGCCCCCCAGAGAACGTGATGCCCTCCCATCTGAAGACGCACAACTATCTCGGAGGGATCCTGGCCCGCTTAGCGCTTCGGGGAACTGACGCCGACGAGGCGCTCCTGTGTGACGTCGAAGGCAACGTCGCGGAAGGGACGACGAGCAACGTCTTCTTCGTCGACGACCGCGCGCTGCACACCCCGAGCCTCGAGGGTCCGGTGCTGCCCGGCGTCACCCGCCAGGTGGTGCTCGAGTTGGCCCGCGAAGAGGGAATCCCGGTCGACGAGGGGACGTTCTCGCCGGCAGACGTTCGCGCGGCCGACGAGGTGTTCATCACAAACACGACCGGGGAAGTCTGGCCCGTCGCCTCGATCGACGGCGACCCCGTCGACCCAGCAGAGAGTGAGAGGTCGGACTCGCAGGGTTCGGACGCCACCTACCCCGGCGGTCCGGTGACCCGGCTGCTCGCGCGGCTGTTCGACGAACGGATCGAGTCCGAATTCTACTGA
- a CDS encoding aminodeoxychorismate/anthranilate synthase component II, producing MTEPSAERPATERDGTERDGTVPAAARGEPTETINEDAYLPDPDERDVDATVLVVDNYDSFAYNLVQYVGELAAEVIVVRNDAVDIEEVRELDPDGVVVSPGPGTPAAAGISIPLFDALARPVFGVCLGHQAMCASYGSPVGHAPDVVHGKPSTVTHDGEGLFDGLPERFEVGRYHSLCVERTDLPDGLVETARTDDEREVVMGVRHESRPHVGVQFHPESILTEGGKRMIWNFLKLCERWENE from the coding sequence ATGACTGAACCGAGTGCCGAAAGGCCCGCAACGGAACGCGACGGAACGGAACGCGACGGAACGGTTCCCGCCGCGGCCCGCGGGGAACCGACCGAGACCATAAACGAGGACGCGTACCTGCCGGACCCGGACGAACGCGACGTGGACGCGACGGTGCTGGTCGTCGACAACTACGACTCGTTTGCGTACAACCTGGTCCAGTACGTCGGCGAACTCGCGGCGGAGGTGATCGTCGTTCGCAACGACGCCGTCGACATCGAGGAGGTCCGCGAGCTCGATCCCGACGGAGTGGTCGTCTCGCCGGGGCCGGGAACGCCGGCTGCGGCGGGGATCTCGATCCCGCTTTTCGACGCGCTCGCGCGTCCGGTCTTCGGCGTCTGTCTCGGCCACCAGGCGATGTGTGCCTCCTACGGCTCACCCGTGGGACACGCGCCCGACGTCGTCCACGGGAAACCCTCGACGGTAACCCACGACGGCGAGGGGCTGTTCGACGGGCTCCCCGAGCGGTTCGAAGTCGGTCGGTACCATTCGCTGTGTGTCGAGCGGACCGACCTCCCCGACGGGCTCGTCGAGACGGCCCGAACGGACGACGAGCGGGAAGTCGTCATGGGCGTCCGACACGAAAGCCGACCCCACGTCGGGGTGCAGTTCCATCCCGAAAGCATTCTCACCGAGGGAGGTAAACGGATGATCTGGAACTTCCTGAAACTCTGCGAGAGATGGGAAAATGAGTGA
- a CDS encoding anthranilate synthase component I family protein, which translates to MRIAVETDRAAFRATAEDAPPGARVPVELRVTVPDPYEAYRRARDGPGGIYLETTGGQSGWGYFGVDPAERLTVGPDAVVADPDLAADAEAETYTDYRRPSPTLSALSGVLDDGALVRGDCSVPYPCGVVGWLSYDVARELETLPDETDDERGLPRLQAALFDRLAAWKEPNEGDVTLHVTACPTIEDTGADPSAETTSDDLDAVYDDAIERARDLAERALDGEPDVGPAPVDATEARFESDCGREAFADRVRQVKGYIRDGDTFQANISQRLVAPAAVHPVEAYDALREVNPAPYSGLLEFARDRKTGREGDVDRPEETLGVDLVSASPELLLHRDGRRLVTEPIAGTRPRGDTLEEDDDFERDLLVDEKERAEHAMLVDLERNDLGKVCEYGTVEVSEYRRVDRYSEVMHLVSLVDGTARPDVDLADALGATFPGGTITGAPKPRTMEIIDEVEKTRRGPYTGSMFVAGFDGTATSNIVIRTLTRWRDEYHLRVGAGIVHDSDPDFEYEETLAKGRALVTAIDEALAAGRMRVDEPEVSDD; encoded by the coding sequence ATGCGCATCGCCGTGGAAACCGACCGAGCCGCGTTCCGCGCGACGGCTGAAGACGCCCCGCCCGGCGCACGGGTCCCGGTGGAGCTCCGGGTGACCGTACCGGATCCCTACGAGGCGTACCGGCGCGCCCGCGACGGCCCGGGAGGGATCTATCTCGAGACGACCGGTGGTCAGTCCGGCTGGGGCTACTTCGGCGTCGATCCGGCCGAGCGACTGACCGTCGGTCCCGACGCCGTCGTCGCGGATCCGGATCTCGCCGCGGACGCCGAAGCGGAGACGTACACCGACTATCGCCGCCCGTCGCCGACGCTGTCGGCGCTTTCCGGCGTTCTCGACGACGGAGCGCTCGTCCGAGGGGACTGTTCGGTGCCGTACCCCTGCGGCGTCGTCGGCTGGCTCTCGTACGACGTCGCCCGCGAGCTGGAAACGCTGCCGGACGAAACCGACGACGAGAGAGGCCTCCCCCGACTCCAGGCGGCACTGTTCGACCGGCTGGCGGCCTGGAAGGAACCCAACGAGGGAGACGTCACGCTCCACGTCACGGCGTGTCCGACGATCGAGGATACCGGCGCCGACCCCTCCGCCGAGACTACCTCCGACGATCTCGACGCCGTTTACGACGACGCGATCGAACGCGCGAGAGATCTTGCCGAACGGGCGCTCGATGGCGAACCCGACGTCGGCCCCGCCCCGGTCGACGCGACCGAGGCCAGGTTCGAAAGCGACTGCGGACGTGAAGCGTTCGCCGACCGGGTCCGACAGGTCAAAGGGTACATCCGCGACGGCGACACGTTCCAGGCCAACATCTCCCAGCGGCTGGTCGCCCCGGCGGCGGTCCATCCCGTCGAGGCGTACGACGCCCTCCGGGAGGTGAATCCCGCCCCGTACTCCGGGCTGCTGGAGTTCGCCCGTGACCGGAAAACGGGAAGGGAAGGTGACGTGGACAGACCAGAGGAGACGCTCGGCGTCGATCTCGTGAGCGCCTCGCCCGAGCTGCTGTTGCACCGCGACGGGCGCCGGCTGGTGACCGAACCGATCGCAGGGACACGCCCGCGGGGTGACACACTCGAGGAGGACGACGACTTCGAACGCGACCTCCTCGTCGACGAGAAGGAACGCGCCGAACACGCGATGCTCGTCGACCTGGAGCGCAACGACCTCGGGAAAGTCTGCGAGTACGGCACCGTGGAGGTGTCCGAGTACCGCAGAGTCGATCGCTATTCGGAGGTGATGCATCTGGTGTCACTCGTGGACGGAACCGCCCGCCCGGACGTCGATCTCGCAGACGCCCTCGGCGCGACGTTCCCGGGCGGAACGATCACCGGCGCCCCCAAACCCCGGACAATGGAGATCATCGACGAGGTGGAGAAGACCCGTCGGGGGCCCTACACCGGCTCGATGTTCGTCGCCGGCTTCGACGGAACCGCGACGAGCAACATCGTGATCCGGACGCTGACGCGGTGGCGAGACGAGTATCACCTCCGGGTCGGCGCGGGGATCGTCCACGATTCGGATCCCGACTTCGAGTACGAGGAGACGCTGGCGAAGGGACGGGCTCTCGTGACCGCGATCGACGAGGCGCTCGCGGCCGGCCGGATGCGCGTCGACGAGCCGGAGGTGAGCGATGACTGA
- a CDS encoding winged helix-turn-helix domain-containing protein has translation MAGTDTEGLEDLPPSAKLVFKVLEYNGSLTQKGIVEESMLSARTVRYALERLEDIGVVDEDVYFADARQNLYQLNGAAAEFTGDDPESDACTADAD, from the coding sequence ATGGCTGGAACCGACACGGAGGGTCTCGAGGATCTTCCCCCGAGCGCCAAACTGGTGTTCAAGGTGCTCGAATACAACGGCTCGTTGACACAGAAGGGGATCGTCGAGGAATCGATGCTCTCCGCCCGGACGGTACGGTACGCGCTCGAACGGCTCGAAGACATCGGTGTCGTGGACGAGGACGTCTACTTCGCGGACGCCCGACAGAACCTCTATCAGTTGAACGGGGCGGCCGCGGAGTTCACCGGCGACGACCCCGAAAGCGACGCCTGCACGGCGGACGCGGACTAA
- a CDS encoding ribosome biogenesis/translation initiation ATPase RLI, producing the protein MADDSIAVVDLDRCQPDRCNYECSNYCPPNRTGKECITVRGEDTEEGDPDQIRISEEICLGETCGICVQKCPFDAIEIRNLPSELSDDPIHRYGENAFALYGLPLPEPGRVTGILGPNGIGKSTAVHALAGELVPNLGDHLADPEWERVLDRFRGTELQNYLERLIDGDVTVSRKPQYVDRIPDQFSGRTRELLERTDERGDLDRLVDRLGIEPVMDQPIESISGGELQRVAIAAALAREADFYFLDEITPYLDISQRMTVARLIQELAEEENRSMLVVEHDLAILDLLADSLHVAYGQPGAFGVITDPKSVRNGINEYLKGYLENENMRIRPSRIEFEEHAPRTGTTGNPLVEYPDLYKSYGEGEFELTVEGGTVYESEVLGIVGPNGIGKSTLAKLFAGRLEPDEGDLDFRLDIAYKPQYVEIDQPMRVDAFLSSITDDFGTSFWNTEIAQPLQLERIMEQNLTDLSGGERQRVAIAACLSEDADLYLMDEPSAHLDVDQRVQATSAIRRYAENHDATVMVIDHDIYMIDLLSDRLMVFDGEPAARGHASKPQEMRAGMNDFLSDLSVTFRRDERTGRPRINKPGSQKDQQQKRDGEYYYA; encoded by the coding sequence ATGGCCGACGACAGCATCGCGGTCGTGGACCTGGATCGCTGTCAGCCGGACCGGTGCAACTACGAGTGCTCGAACTACTGCCCGCCGAACCGCACCGGAAAGGAGTGTATCACGGTCCGCGGCGAGGACACCGAAGAGGGGGATCCCGATCAGATCCGTATCTCCGAGGAGATCTGTCTGGGGGAGACCTGCGGCATCTGCGTTCAGAAGTGCCCGTTCGACGCGATCGAGATCCGCAACCTCCCCTCCGAGCTCTCGGACGATCCGATCCACCGGTACGGTGAAAACGCGTTCGCCCTGTACGGGTTGCCCCTCCCCGAACCGGGTCGGGTGACCGGGATCCTCGGCCCGAACGGGATCGGGAAGTCGACTGCGGTCCACGCGCTGGCCGGCGAACTCGTCCCGAACCTCGGCGACCACCTCGCCGATCCCGAGTGGGAGCGAGTGCTCGATCGGTTCCGGGGGACGGAGCTGCAGAACTACCTCGAACGGCTCATCGACGGGGACGTGACCGTTTCGCGGAAGCCGCAGTACGTCGACCGGATCCCGGACCAGTTTTCGGGACGGACCCGCGAGCTGCTCGAACGAACCGACGAGCGGGGCGATCTCGATCGGCTCGTCGATCGGCTCGGCATCGAGCCGGTGATGGACCAGCCGATCGAATCCATCTCCGGCGGCGAGCTCCAGCGGGTGGCGATTGCGGCGGCACTGGCCCGCGAGGCGGATTTCTACTTCCTCGACGAGATCACGCCGTACCTCGACATCAGCCAGCGGATGACCGTCGCCCGGCTGATCCAGGAGCTGGCCGAGGAAGAGAACCGGTCGATGCTCGTGGTCGAACACGACCTGGCGATCCTCGATCTGCTCGCCGACTCGTTGCACGTCGCGTACGGACAGCCCGGCGCGTTCGGCGTCATCACCGATCCCAAATCCGTTCGAAACGGAATCAACGAGTACCTGAAAGGCTACCTCGAAAACGAGAACATGCGGATCCGCCCCTCCCGGATCGAGTTCGAGGAGCACGCTCCCCGAACGGGGACGACCGGGAACCCGCTCGTGGAGTATCCCGACCTGTACAAGTCCTACGGCGAGGGCGAGTTCGAACTGACCGTCGAGGGCGGGACCGTCTACGAGTCGGAGGTGCTGGGCATCGTCGGTCCGAACGGGATCGGGAAGTCGACGCTGGCGAAGCTGTTCGCTGGGCGGCTCGAACCCGACGAGGGCGATCTCGACTTCCGGCTCGACATCGCCTACAAGCCGCAGTACGTCGAGATCGATCAGCCGATGCGGGTCGACGCGTTCCTCTCGTCGATCACCGACGACTTCGGAACCTCTTTCTGGAACACGGAAATCGCTCAACCACTCCAGCTCGAACGGATCATGGAGCAGAACCTCACCGACCTCTCGGGCGGGGAGCGCCAGCGGGTGGCGATCGCGGCGTGTCTCTCCGAGGACGCCGACCTCTACCTGATGGACGAGCCGTCGGCACATCTCGACGTCGATCAGCGGGTGCAGGCGACGTCGGCGATCCGGCGGTACGCCGAGAACCACGACGCGACGGTGATGGTGATCGACCACGACATCTACATGATTGACCTCCTTTCGGATCGACTGATGGTGTTCGACGGAGAGCCCGCCGCCCGGGGGCACGCCTCGAAGCCCCAGGAGATGCGGGCGGGAATGAACGATTTCCTCTCGGACCTGTCGGTCACGTTCCGGCGCGACGAGCGTACGGGTCGGCCCCGCATCAACAAGCCCGGTTCCCAGAAGGACCAGCAGCAAAAGCGGGACGGCGAGTACTACTACGCCTGA
- a CDS encoding EamA family transporter has product MAASWRKIPVIPVAFGALAILWGSSFVAIEIGLPHVSPLLFAALRYDIAGIVLLAYAVATTDKWVPRDADSVLAVLVGGALLIGAHHAFLYLGQQYVSGAVAAVVVSLVPVLTVTFASSVFPDERLSAIQYSGVALGFVGVVIVVSPSPGHVADVSLFGVGLLLVAAASMALGTVGMRPLDPAIPIRSMQAWAMLVGAVLLHGASLLSSESTAVTWTPSLIVALVYLALGSSVVAYLLYFYLLNRVGPSELNLVIYAQPVPTTAISWALLGSLIDPTTMGGLVTIFGGFALVKHDRFRRIANFDLSSVR; this is encoded by the coding sequence ATGGCTGCGAGTTGGAGAAAAATACCAGTCATCCCGGTTGCATTCGGAGCACTTGCGATACTGTGGGGAAGTTCGTTCGTCGCAATCGAGATCGGCCTCCCACACGTGTCGCCGTTGCTGTTTGCGGCGCTTCGATACGACATCGCCGGGATCGTGCTGCTGGCGTACGCGGTGGCGACGACCGACAAGTGGGTACCGCGTGACGCCGACAGCGTGCTCGCAGTCCTCGTCGGGGGTGCGCTTCTCATCGGCGCACACCACGCGTTCCTGTATCTCGGCCAGCAGTACGTCTCCGGCGCGGTCGCCGCCGTCGTCGTCAGTCTCGTTCCCGTCCTCACCGTGACGTTCGCGTCGTCGGTCTTCCCCGACGAGCGCCTCTCGGCGATCCAGTATTCGGGGGTCGCGCTCGGGTTCGTCGGCGTCGTGATCGTGGTTTCGCCCTCACCCGGTCACGTCGCCGACGTCTCGCTGTTCGGCGTGGGGCTCCTCCTCGTGGCAGCAGCGTCGATGGCCCTGGGAACCGTGGGGATGCGGCCGCTGGATCCGGCGATACCGATCCGCTCGATGCAGGCGTGGGCGATGCTGGTCGGTGCCGTCCTGCTGCACGGTGCCAGCCTCTTGAGTAGTGAATCGACGGCCGTCACGTGGACCCCGTCACTGATCGTCGCACTCGTGTATCTCGCTCTCGGATCCAGCGTCGTCGCCTACCTCCTGTACTTTTACCTGCTGAATCGGGTCGGCCCTTCGGAGTTGAACCTCGTCATCTACGCGCAACCCGTCCCGACGACCGCGATCTCCTGGGCGTTGCTGGGGTCGCTGATCGATCCCACGACGATGGGCGGACTGGTGACGATCTTCGGCGGGTTCGCGCTCGTGAAACACGACCGGTTCCGACGGATCGCGAATTTCGACCTGTCGTCGGTTCGGTGA
- a CDS encoding Lrp/AsnC family transcriptional regulator — MDERDVRLLKAIADLGTGSPERLNEETEIPVSTIHYRLKRLREQGIIENDCYDFDLDELGLGVTVIVEVLAPYGDDYDDLAETILGIEGVTNMYFMLGEMDFVLIARLSDADEVERLVKDLNAVPAVERTFSKLVIDTHREDARALGSYSLETLEAELVD; from the coding sequence ATGGACGAGCGCGACGTACGACTCCTCAAGGCGATCGCCGACCTCGGGACGGGCAGCCCGGAGAGGCTCAACGAGGAGACTGAAATCCCCGTCTCGACTATTCACTACCGGCTCAAGCGGCTCCGCGAGCAAGGGATCATCGAGAACGACTGCTACGACTTCGATCTGGACGAACTCGGCCTCGGGGTGACTGTGATCGTGGAGGTGTTAGCCCCGTACGGGGACGATTACGATGACCTGGCGGAGACGATCCTCGGCATCGAGGGCGTCACCAACATGTACTTCATGCTCGGGGAGATGGACTTCGTCCTCATCGCCCGCCTCAGCGACGCCGACGAGGTCGAGCGACTGGTGAAAGATCTCAACGCCGTCCCGGCGGTCGAACGAACCTTCTCCAAACTCGTTATCGACACCCACCGGGAGGACGCGCGAGCCCTCGGCAGCTACAGTCTCGAAACGCTCGAGGCAGAGCTCGTCGACTGA
- a CDS encoding VTT domain-containing protein: protein MSPGLASVVALEYAIAPLQLAEVPPWLRAWLDSEWALVVLLGVFVLEGAMLMYFMPSELVVPSALLLIGTAPEDVAAVLTVAVVGATIGQYALFRVAHHGGREYLLQKRWFRISESTLDRFDGWFDRWGPVVIPVSNTLLFTRGMLTVPAGLSDMSGQKFVVLSAIGTLSFQSILAALFLWFETLLA, encoded by the coding sequence ATGAGTCCCGGACTGGCGTCGGTCGTCGCCCTCGAGTACGCGATCGCCCCCCTCCAGCTCGCGGAGGTGCCACCGTGGCTCCGTGCGTGGCTCGACTCCGAGTGGGCGCTCGTGGTCCTCCTGGGGGTGTTCGTTCTCGAAGGGGCGATGCTGATGTACTTCATGCCCAGCGAACTCGTCGTTCCCAGCGCCCTCCTGTTGATCGGGACGGCCCCCGAGGACGTCGCGGCAGTGTTGACCGTCGCCGTCGTCGGGGCGACGATCGGTCAGTACGCGCTGTTTCGAGTCGCTCACCACGGCGGCCGGGAGTACCTGTTGCAGAAGCGCTGGTTCCGGATCTCCGAGTCGACGCTCGATCGGTTCGACGGCTGGTTCGACCGGTGGGGCCCGGTCGTGATCCCCGTGAGCAACACCCTGCTTTTCACCCGTGGGATGCTCACGGTCCCGGCCGGCCTCTCGGACATGTCCGGACAGAAGTTCGTCGTCCTCTCGGCGATCGGAACGCTGTCGTTCCAGTCGATCCTTGCGGCGCTGTTTCTCTGGTTCGAAACGCTCCTGGCGTGA
- the hemB gene encoding porphobilinogen synthase has translation MDPTPRSRRSAPTHRSRRPRRLRTDGVRSLVRETQLSPSDLVAPVFVDATTDERVPIPSMPGHERVPVPEAVDRVEEILETGIEAVILFGVPDSKDDRGSRAYADDGVVQRALREISAETDAYVIADVCLCEYTDHGHCGVLEPDARSDPSLTVRNDDTLELLAETAVSQAKAGADMVAPSSMTDGMVGAIRAALDDAGFEEVPILSYAVKYESAFYGPFRDAADGAPSFGDRRHYQMDPGNAREAIREARLDVEEGADALMVKPALPYLDVVHDVRREFDVPVAAYNVSGEYAMLHAAAEKGWLDLEATASESLVSIKRAGADLIVTYFAEDVARRL, from the coding sequence ATGGATCCAACTCCCCGATCACGGCGATCGGCCCCCACGCACCGTTCCCGCCGCCCACGGCGGCTACGGACTGACGGCGTTCGATCGCTGGTTCGAGAGACACAACTGTCCCCCAGCGACCTCGTCGCCCCGGTGTTCGTGGACGCGACTACCGACGAGCGCGTTCCGATCCCCTCGATGCCCGGCCACGAACGCGTCCCTGTCCCGGAGGCGGTCGATCGGGTCGAGGAAATCCTCGAAACCGGCATCGAGGCGGTGATCCTGTTTGGGGTTCCGGACTCGAAGGACGATCGCGGCTCGCGGGCGTACGCCGACGACGGCGTCGTCCAGCGAGCACTCAGGGAAATCTCCGCGGAGACGGACGCGTACGTGATCGCCGACGTCTGTCTGTGCGAGTACACAGACCACGGCCACTGTGGCGTACTCGAACCCGACGCCAGGTCGGACCCGTCGCTTACGGTCCGCAACGACGACACCCTCGAACTGCTGGCCGAGACGGCGGTCTCGCAGGCGAAGGCGGGGGCGGACATGGTCGCTCCGTCGTCGATGACCGACGGGATGGTCGGCGCGATCAGGGCCGCCCTCGACGACGCCGGCTTCGAGGAGGTGCCGATCCTGAGTTACGCAGTCAAGTACGAGTCGGCCTTTTATGGGCCGTTCCGCGACGCCGCGGACGGCGCACCGTCGTTCGGGGACCGACGACACTACCAGATGGATCCCGGCAACGCCCGGGAGGCGATCAGGGAGGCCCGCCTCGACGTCGAGGAGGGTGCCGACGCCCTGATGGTCAAACCCGCGTTGCCGTATCTGGACGTCGTCCACGACGTCCGCCGGGAGTTCGACGTTCCCGTGGCGGCGTACAACGTCTCCGGGGAGTACGCGATGTTACACGCCGCAGCCGAGAAGGGGTGGCTCGACCTGGAGGCGACCGCCTCCGAGTCGCTCGTGTCGATCAAGCGAGCCGGGGCGGACCTGATCGTCACCTACTTCGCCGAGGACGTCGCCCGTCGACTCTAG
- a CDS encoding 50S ribosomal protein L39e, translating into MGKKSKAKKKRLAKKERQNTRVPAWVMMKTNMEVTRNPKRRNWRRSDLDE; encoded by the coding sequence ATGGGCAAGAAATCGAAGGCCAAGAAGAAGCGGCTGGCCAAAAAGGAGCGCCAGAACACGCGCGTGCCCGCGTGGGTGATGATGAAGACGAACATGGAAGTGACCCGCAACCCGAAGCGGCGAAACTGGCGGCGTAGCGACCTCGACGAATAA
- a CDS encoding 50S ribosomal protein L31e produces MSTSDFEERVVTVPLRDAKKAPKQERADEAMSIVRGHLAKHFSVDEDAVRLDPSVNEAIWANGRQSPPSKLRVRAARFVEDDEAIVEAEPA; encoded by the coding sequence ATGAGCACGAGTGACTTCGAGGAGCGCGTCGTGACCGTTCCGCTCCGCGACGCCAAGAAGGCCCCCAAACAGGAGCGCGCCGACGAGGCGATGTCGATCGTCCGCGGGCATCTCGCAAAACACTTCAGCGTCGACGAGGACGCCGTCCGGCTCGACCCGAGCGTCAACGAGGCGATCTGGGCGAACGGGCGACAGAGCCCGCCGTCGAAGCTCCGCGTCCGTGCCGCCCGGTTCGTCGAGGACGACGAGGCGATCGTCGAGGCGGAACCGGCCTGA
- a CDS encoding translation initiation factor IF-6 encodes MLRASFAGSSYVGVFARTTNGILLVRPDLDEDLVSDLAEELSVEAHPTTVAGSNTVGALAVGNENGILVSERVTERERDAIEDAADLPVFELPGRINAAGNVVLANDYGAYVHPELTDEAVEAVGDALAVPVERGSLGDVRTVGTAAVATNRGALCHPKSREPELEALEAHLDVRADLGTINYGAPLVGSGLLANDAGYVAGEKTTGPELGRIEDALDYI; translated from the coding sequence GTGCTTCGGGCTTCCTTTGCCGGGTCGTCGTACGTCGGCGTCTTCGCCCGGACGACCAACGGCATCCTACTGGTTCGCCCCGACCTCGATGAGGACCTGGTGAGCGACCTCGCCGAGGAACTGTCGGTGGAGGCCCACCCGACTACAGTCGCCGGCTCGAACACCGTCGGCGCGCTCGCAGTCGGTAACGAGAACGGAATCTTGGTCTCCGAACGCGTCACCGAACGGGAGCGGGACGCGATCGAGGACGCCGCGGATCTTCCGGTGTTCGAACTTCCTGGTCGAATCAACGCCGCGGGCAACGTCGTGCTCGCGAACGATTACGGCGCGTACGTCCACCCCGAACTGACCGACGAGGCGGTCGAGGCCGTCGGCGACGCCCTGGCGGTGCCCGTCGAACGCGGGAGCCTCGGGGACGTCCGGACGGTCGGCACCGCCGCCGTGGCCACCAACCGGGGCGCGCTGTGTCACCCGAAGTCCCGCGAACCCGAACTCGAGGCGCTGGAAGCCCACCTCGACGTGCGTGCGGACCTGGGGACGATCAACTACGGCGCACCGCTGGTCGGCTCCGGGCTGCTCGCCAACGACGCCGGCTACGTCGCCGGCGAGAAAACTACTGGTCCCGAACTGGGGCGCATCGAGGACGCGCTCGACTACATCTGA